TTCAGTAACGCCAGTATATAATGCCGCAGATTTTGTGTGCGCTTTGTCCCAGCGTAGGATGAAGTTCACGAGAGCGATAAACCTTGAATGCGCATTAGAACGCACCACGCTCTCAACCCTGAAAAGGTCGTTTTATGACGAAATGGCTGCTAGCTGCCGGTGTCTTGATGCCGTTTTACGGCGCTCAGGCTACACAGGATCCGGAAGCTGTGTACAACCGTGTTTGTGGGGCTTGTCATTCCGGCCAACTACCCACGGCGCCCCGCAAGGGCGACCAGGAAGCTTGGGCGCCGAGGTTGGCGCAAGGTATGGAGACGCTGGTGCAACACGTGACCCAGGGTTTCAAGGCGATGCCGCCGCGTGGTTTGTGCATGGACTGCAGTGCCGAGGATTACCGAGTCATCATCCATTGGATGAGCGAGTGATCCCGGTCCATAACTCTTAACCCTTAGCCGTAGTTGGATTAGCTGATGAACAAATTACTCGTGAGTCTGCTGTTGACCTTGGGCATCACAGGTGTCGCCCATGCCGCAGGCGA
The DNA window shown above is from Pseudomonas protegens CHA0 and carries:
- a CDS encoding c-type cytochrome; its protein translation is MTKWLLAAGVLMPFYGAQATQDPEAVYNRVCGACHSGQLPTAPRKGDQEAWAPRLAQGMETLVQHVTQGFKAMPPRGLCMDCSAEDYRVIIHWMSE